A window of Pomacea canaliculata isolate SZHN2017 linkage group LG3, ASM307304v1, whole genome shotgun sequence contains these coding sequences:
- the LOC112559295 gene encoding LOW QUALITY PROTEIN: uncharacterized protein LOC112559295 (The sequence of the model RefSeq protein was modified relative to this genomic sequence to represent the inferred CDS: inserted 1 base in 1 codon) has translation MDATEEVVLTASKRNGHAVMRLERKRRDQISMTEVHHVAGGPYKGILINKAAEDMGSVEPPEARLEFMTYLNRRDPTTDTIKDQWILRFWFRGSADGLTKKKAFTEYFQELVNPKGLPKNYIGFVKRALVLLQKSRLIKRVELEVQERDGLFPEDEMSHIKSFVSVFTPDSYTYQFVPEVPVNNKTSLTFKVKAAGEAYLSLSAVYGDVARKTFEIVFGADENTKSLIRDGSLGPVKAEAATVNLLSPTEFRFFWISWDNNVVEVGRGAKYGQQQFLKWXVPPNRQFNVNCMAVSTSIAGRGEWEFAESLVLEKDFHKEVKRAKLKLSLLWMAKKQRMLQLLEDAYPDPLPAAYIFKKSVVNQTDNFTAVIMLKDLEKKGLVKEVEQNIWIRMQTGEELHVHNVQLVKEIPPLPPGEQPSIGIITALFEEKLAVDAMIDNKRTFVKYKTEGESQVYTMGTIGTQRVVSTKLSRKGQGENADIASENTVTRLLGTFSKIQHVFLVGVGGAVPHYSDHTKHVRLGDVVVSVPQDSTGAQYIYCSKVEKIPKAVGYSYMTRSWGSRDQTLLSIVKSIKQQVETRLYDDRPWDQFVEQGKDTLKGHESSFHRPPIGRDKLFYTNPDGSVVQCEHPRPRPRSMYGGGGAYREGQVNVRFGLVGSGKIVARADDLRRDFAQLNNVKAFDLEYFPVVESLEGNGNDSFMVIRGCCDYHDGTKKEWRPYAALAAAAVMKCIIVKM, from the exons ATGGATGCAACCGAAG aggtgGTTTTGACGGCATCCAAGCGCAACGGTCATGCCGTGATGAGGCTGGAGCGGAAGAGGCGGGACCAGATCAGCATGACGGAGGTGCATCACGTCGCGGGCGGTCCATATAAGGGCATACTGATCAACAAAGCTGCAGAGG ATATGGGCTCTGTGGAACCGCCAGAAGCGCGACTGGAGTTTATGACATACCTTAACAGACGTGACCCTACCACGGACACTATCAAG GACCAGTGGATTCTCAGATTCTGGTTCCGTGGGAGTGCTGACGGACTCACCAAGAAAAAGGCTTTCACTGAATATTTCCAGGAACTGGTCAACCCCAAGGGTCTTCCAAAAA ACTACATTGGCTTTGTGAAGAGGGCACTGGTGCTACTCCAGAAGTCCCGCCTTATCAAGCGCGTGGAGCTGGAGGTGCAGGAACGCGATGGCTTGTTCCCCGAGGACGAGATGTCTCATATCA AGAGTTTCGTGTCGGTATTCACACCTGACTCGTACACGTACCAGTTTGTGCCAGAGGTACCTGTGAACAACAAAACGTCCTTAACTTTCAAG GTGAAAGCCGCAGGTGAGGCCTACCTGTCGCTGTCCGCCGTGTACGGGGACGTGGCGAGAAAGACTTTTGAGATTGTCTTCGGGGCGGACGAGAACACCAAGTCCCTCATCAGAGATGGCTCTCTGGGTCCTGTCAAGGCGGAGGCGGCGACCGTTAATCTACTCAGTCCCACGGAATTCCGGTTCTTCTGGATATCCTGGGAC aacaatGTTGTGGAAGTTGGCCGGGGAGCCAAATACGGCCagcaacagtttttaaaat cGGTACCACCCAACCGCCAGTTCAACGTCAACTGTATGGCCGTCTCCACTTCTATTGCTGGCCGTGGCGAATGGGAGTTTGCTGAATCCTTGGTAT TGGAAAAAGACTTTCACAAGGAAGTCAAGCGTGCCAAACTGAAACTGTCGTTGCTGTGGATGGCCAAGAAACAGCGAATGTTGCAGCTGCTGGAAGATGCCTACCCGGATCCTCTGCCAGCCGCCTACATCTTCAA AAAGAGTGTGGTGAACCAGACGGACAACTTCACTGCAGTGATCATGCTGAAGGACTTGGAGAAGAAAGGGCTGGTCAAGGAGGTGGAGCAGAATATCTGGATCAGGATGCAGACTGGGGAGGAGCTGCATGTTCACA atgttCAGCTGGTAAAGGAGATACCCCCTCTGCCTCCTGGGGAACAGCCTAGCATTGGAATCATAACGGCCTTATTCGAGGAAAAGCTTGCTGTGGACGCCATGATAGACAACAAGCGAACTTTCGTCAAGTACAAGACAGAAG GTGAGTCACAGGTTTACACGATGGGCACCATCGGAACTCAGCGCGTGGTGTCAACGAAGTTGTCCCGGAAGGGTCAAGGAGAGAATGCAGATATTGCATCTGAGAACACGGTCACGAGGCTTCTAG GAACGTTCAGCAAGATTCAGCATGTGTTCCTTGTCGGGGTTGGAGGTGCTGTGCCCCACTACTCAGATCACACCAAACACGTGCGCCTCGGAGATGTCGTGGTGTCTGTGCCCCAGGACAGCACCGGTGCACAATACATATACTGCTCAAAA GTGGAGAAAATACCGAAAGCGGTGGGCTACAGCTACATGACGCGGTCGTggggatcacgtgaccagacgtTACTCAGCATCGTCAAGTCCATCAAGCAGCAGGTGGAAACGCGGCTGTACGATGATCGACCGTGGGACCAATTCGTCGAACAGGGCAAAGACACACTGAAG GGTCACGAGTCCAGCTTTCACAGGCCGCCTATCGGGCGCGACAAGCTCTTCTACACCAACCCCGATGGCAGCGTAGTGCAGTGCGAGCATCCCCGGCCACGGCCACGCAGCATGTACGGCGGAGGGGGCGCCTACAGGGAAGGGCAAGTGAACGTCCGCTTCGGCCTCGTAGGCTCGGGCAAAATCGTGGCGCGTGCGGACGACCTGCGACGCGACTTCGCGCAGCTCAACAACGTCAAGGCCTTCGACCTGGAGTACTTCCCCGTGGTGGAGAGCTTGGAGGGCAACGGCAACGACAGCTTTATGGTCATCAGGGGCTGTTGCGACTACCACGACGGTACCAAGAAGGAATGGCGGCCCTACGCGGCCTTGGCGGCGGCAGCGGTCATGAAATGCATTATCGTCAAAATGTAG